Proteins co-encoded in one Taeniopygia guttata chromosome 4, bTaeGut7.mat, whole genome shotgun sequence genomic window:
- the NAT8 gene encoding N-acetyltransferase 8, translating to MASFRIRQYQEQDFEAVRALFARGILEHAPAAFRHVLRAARVRLALLAVFVAARAAAGSWLLGLGAVALALALLWVLVRSLSAEYVREALGTDLCDVPGTYQRPPDRRFWVAEEGGTVVGMVAAMPAGRGELELKRMSVSREHRGRGMARALCREVLAFARARGYGAVVLSTSMVQVAAQRLYEGQGFRRVGTSYPSLLGTLLNFQIFHYRCDLGDGDK from the coding sequence ATGGCGTCGTTCCGCATCCGGCAGTACCAGGAGCAGGACTTCGAGGCCGTGCGGGCACTTTTTGCCCGCGGCATCCTGGAGCACGCCCCGGCCGCCTTCCGCCACGTGCTGCGGGCGGCGCGGGTACGCCTGGCACTGCTGGCGGTCTTCGTGGCGGCGCGGGCGGCCGCcggctcctggctgctggggctgggcgcGGTGGCACTGGCGTTGGCACTGCTCTGGGTGTTGGTGCGTTCGCTCAGCGCCGAGTACGTCCGTGAAGCGCTGGGCACCGACCTGTGCGACGTGCCCGGCACCTACCAGCGCCCGCCCGACCGCCGCTTCTGGGTGGCCGAGGAGGGTGGCACCGTAGTGGGCATGGTGGCGGCGATGCCCGCAGGCCGTGGCGAGCTGGAGTTGAAGAGGATGTCGGTGAGCCGCGAGCACCGGGGCCGCGGGATGGCACGGGCGCTGTGCCGGGAGGTGTTGGCCTTTGCCCGTGCCCGCGGTTACGGCGCCGTGGTGCTCAGCACCTCCATGGTGCAGGTGGCAGCACAGCGGCTCTACGAGGGGCAGGGATTCCGTAGGGTGGGCACCTCGTACCCGTCGCTGCTGGGCACGCTGCTCAACTTCCAGATCTTTCATTATCGCTGTGATTTGGGGGATGGAGATAAGTAG